In the Methanosphaera stadtmanae DSM 3091 genome, TCTGATATTTGATGTTATTTGATTATATAATTTTTCAAGTGTCTCTTCATCTATGCACTTTTTAAGTTGACATTCCCAGACAGTAATGACTCTCCATTCCATTTCTTCCAGTTCTTTTTTGTTGCATTTTTCACGCTTTTTATTTTCGTAAAGTTTATTTTTCCAGAAATCAACGTTGATTTTGGTATCAATGCATATTTGCATCCTTCATGATGATGCCAGAAACAGCCGTGAATAAACACAATAGTTCTGTATTTAGGTAATACTATGTCCGGACTGCCAGGATATCGTTTATCAATTACTAAAAAAAAGAGGATATTTGTTGGATACTCATATCTATAAAAAAAAGTTCATACTCTAGAATATTGGAAAATCTTGAATATATTGTTTATTTAGTTTTAGGGCAATTTCTGCCTTTTCAAGTTCCATACCTAGATATGCCGCATGTTCTAATCTACTAATTAAATCTCTTCTTAGTATTTCCTCATAGATTGCCCTTGCAGTTTTTGCTTGAATTACTGCTGTTTTTTCATAGTTTTGATATAATATTGCTTTAATAAGGTTATCCTCTAATATTATTTTAAAACTTCCCTTATCTTGAGTAAATTTTCCATCTGCTACAGCATCAATATGTGGTAGGTTACATGTTTCAATTGAAGCATCATCTTTTCTATATGCATCCTTTAGGGATACTAGATTAATACCTATATTTTTAGGTATTGTTTCTTTTTGTTTTGATATAAACATCATGTTAGATGTGGTTTTTAATTCTTTTATACTACCCTTAGTTTTAAGACTTGCTTCAGGAGTAAATAATATACTAACACCTAATTCCATTGCAATTCCACCTAATAGGGCATGTACTCCATTACTATCCGCATCTAATAATTCTGACACATTACCTACTCCAAAAAATAATAGTTTTGTAGGATTTCTTTTCCTAAATAAACTACATGCTACTATTGAATCTGTTAATGATGGACTGTTAATAGGATCAAGTAATACATCTGCAATTGTGGTAATATTTGAACATAATTTATCTATTTTTTCAAGTGATTTCACACGCTCTATTGGTGTTTGTGGAATGTAATTTCTTGAATAATCTGTTGGTAGAATAACAGCACTTACTCCATGATCTTCTATATTATCTATTACTTTTTCATAATTTCCATGATCAACACTAAGTATTAAATCAGCACCTGCTTCAAGTCCCATATTAATTTCATTACTATTTAATGTATCAATACTTACAGGTATGTCATAATTGTCTTTAATTAATTTTACCATATCATAAGCCATTTGAGGA is a window encoding:
- a CDS encoding dihydropteroate synthase-like protein; the encoded protein is MKILIITGLLAENIIRKNLSCYDKHELYLKVMPMPIAAFITPKLIVYHLKQQNILKSINSNKTTPIDNIDMIITPGLMQQSSAEIQKQLNIPSYKGPTNAADITLTLDILDNITLSTSKPANILIRNKQYENAMDIINNYSADKEKIEKLLEKDSNILINNCPLGLDFPMRVLGEIANAPTLTEKKLLEKAQYYIDSGADMIDIGMHAGENNPQMAYDMVKLIKDNYDIPVSIDTLNSNEINMGLEAGADLILSVDHGNYEKVIDNIEDHGVSAVILPTDYSRNYIPQTPIERVKSLEKIDKLCSNITTIADVLLDPINSPSLTDSIVACSLFRKRNPTKLLFFGVGNVSELLDADSNGVHALLGGIAMELGVSILFTPEASLKTKGSIKELKTTSNMMFISKQKETIPKNIGINLVSLKDAYRKDDASIETCNLPHIDAVADGKFTQDKGSFKIILEDNLIKAILYQNYEKTAVIQAKTARAIYEEILRRDLISRLEHAAYLGMELEKAEIALKLNKQYIQDFPIF